In Agrobacterium vitis, one genomic interval encodes:
- a CDS encoding inorganic phosphate transporter has protein sequence MAELAPSNSPLNSAGHPLDRAHGSGKWFMPVFGVVLLVGLGYIGYALGQDLTSTVAVPWIFLGLALLIALGFEFVNGFHDTANAVATVIYTRSMPAEFAVMWSGFFNFLGVLTSSGAVAFGILSLLPVELILQVGSGSGLAMVFALLIAAIVWNLGTWYLGLPSSSSHTLVGSIIGVGLANQFLAPAGSATSGVDWSQATNIGLSLLVSPLIGFGFSAILLLAMKLFVKNKALYQEPKTNQPPPLWIRGLLIFTCTGVSFAHGSNDGQKGMGLIMLILIGLVPTAFALNRTPDVNYLEAYKSSSAQVETALGKYIKPGVSFVDAKATVAEAVKSKTWSDATTLALQQYIHATSAEVAAFPTLEAVPNHLVQNIRNDIYLIGEALKLIDKQKLLPMEASDLAAVSAYHKAVDNATKFIPTWVKVAVALALGLGTMIGWRRIVVTVGEKIGKTHLTYGQGAAAEIVAMVTIGAADHFGLPVSTTHVLSSGVAGTMTANGSGLQWSTVRNMLMAWVLTLPASIAIAFVLYVVLRQVF, from the coding sequence ATGGCTGAATTAGCGCCTTCGAATTCGCCGCTCAACAGCGCGGGTCATCCCCTTGATCGGGCGCATGGATCGGGCAAGTGGTTCATGCCGGTGTTCGGCGTGGTACTGTTGGTCGGACTAGGCTATATCGGCTACGCTCTTGGCCAGGATCTGACCAGCACCGTCGCGGTTCCCTGGATATTTTTGGGGCTTGCGCTTCTGATCGCGCTCGGGTTTGAGTTCGTCAACGGCTTCCACGATACGGCCAATGCAGTCGCCACCGTGATCTACACACGCTCGATGCCCGCTGAATTTGCTGTCATGTGGTCAGGATTCTTCAATTTTCTCGGCGTTCTGACATCCAGCGGCGCCGTTGCCTTTGGCATCCTTTCCCTTTTGCCCGTAGAGTTGATCCTTCAGGTCGGCTCCGGCTCCGGCCTTGCCATGGTGTTTGCCCTGTTGATCGCTGCCATCGTCTGGAACCTTGGCACTTGGTATCTGGGCCTGCCCTCCTCCAGCTCACACACCCTGGTCGGCTCGATTATCGGCGTCGGTCTCGCCAATCAGTTTCTGGCACCAGCCGGTTCGGCAACGAGCGGGGTAGACTGGTCGCAAGCGACCAATATCGGCCTGTCCCTACTGGTCTCGCCTCTGATCGGCTTTGGCTTTTCCGCGATCCTGCTTTTGGCCATGAAGCTGTTCGTGAAGAACAAGGCGCTCTACCAGGAGCCGAAAACCAATCAGCCGCCGCCGCTCTGGATACGGGGCCTGCTGATCTTCACCTGTACCGGCGTCAGTTTTGCGCATGGATCGAACGACGGCCAGAAAGGCATGGGCCTGATCATGCTGATCCTGATCGGCCTGGTGCCGACGGCTTTCGCGCTCAATCGCACGCCGGATGTGAATTATCTCGAAGCCTATAAATCTTCCTCGGCGCAGGTTGAGACCGCGCTCGGCAAATATATCAAGCCGGGGGTGTCGTTCGTGGATGCAAAAGCAACCGTCGCGGAGGCTGTCAAATCCAAAACCTGGAGCGATGCCACCACGCTCGCGCTCCAACAATATATCCATGCGACCAGCGCGGAAGTCGCCGCTTTCCCAACGCTGGAAGCCGTTCCAAACCATCTGGTGCAAAATATCAGAAACGATATTTACCTGATCGGTGAGGCCTTGAAGCTGATCGACAAGCAGAAGCTGCTGCCGATGGAGGCAAGCGATCTTGCTGCCGTCAGCGCCTATCATAAGGCGGTCGATAATGCGACGAAGTTCATTCCGACCTGGGTGAAGGTTGCTGTCGCACTGGCGCTCGGCCTGGGAACGATGATCGGCTGGCGGCGCATCGTTGTCACGGTCGGTGAAAAGATCGGCAAGACCCATCTTACCTACGGCCAGGGAGCTGCGGCTGAAATCGTCGCCATGGTGACGATCGGAGCAGCCGACCATTTCGGCCTTCCGGTATCAACAACCCATGTCCTGTCATCAGGTGTCGCCGGTACAATGACCGCCAACGGTTCGGGCCTGCAATGGTCCACGGTCCGCAATATGCTGATGGCCTGGGTCTTGACACTCCCTGCCTCGATTGCCATCGCCTTTGTGCTTTACGTAGTCCTGCGCCAAGTGTTTTGA
- the katE gene encoding catalase has product MPKQRSQNQGKNAAAISNEATIHDQKLVRGKGGELHQVADGEQVLTTAQGGPVADDQNSLRIGDRGPLVVDDFHFREKIFHFDHERIPERVVHARGYGAHGFFETYESLADYTRADVFQRPGEKTPVFVRFSTVAGNKGSADLARDVRGFAVKMYTKEGNWDLVGNNIPVFFIQDAIKFPDLIHAAKQEPDRAFPQAQTAHDNFWDFISLTPESMNMIMWIMSDRTIPRSLRFMEGFGVHTFRFANANDESTFVKFHWKPKLGLQSVAWNEAVKINGADPDYHRRDLWHSIKSGNFPEWELQVQLFDQEFADSFDFDVLDPTKIIPEEILPPKAIGRLVLDRMPDNFFAETEQVAFMTQNVPPGIDFSNDPLLQGRNFSYLDTQLKRLGGPNFTHLPINAPKCPFAHFQQDGHMAMRNPVGRANYQPNSFGEGPRESPTRGYRHFPAEEQGAKARLRPESFADHYSQARQFYISQTPPEQRHIAAALTFELSKVEMSVIRERMVAHLMNIDETLANTVAEKLGFKSMPKPADAAVPTRDDLEPSPALSIIKRGPKRFEGRKLGILITDGVDVKLLKALTDAVTAAQAEFELIAPKVGGVTGSDGTWIEAHHMIDGGPSVLFDAVALLTSDAGMADLVKEATARDFVADAFQHCKFIGYTQSAMPLLEKAGITEDLDEGTIGLPGEDGIADFIEKVGKLRVWAREPSVKLGKASVPLDD; this is encoded by the coding sequence ATGCCAAAGCAACGGTCCCAAAACCAAGGCAAGAATGCGGCTGCAATCTCGAATGAGGCCACCATCCACGATCAGAAACTCGTGCGCGGCAAGGGCGGCGAACTTCACCAGGTCGCTGACGGCGAACAGGTTTTGACGACGGCCCAGGGCGGGCCTGTCGCAGACGATCAGAACTCCCTTCGCATCGGGGATCGCGGTCCACTTGTCGTTGACGACTTCCATTTCAGAGAAAAGATTTTCCACTTCGACCATGAGCGCATTCCAGAGCGCGTCGTTCATGCGCGTGGCTACGGTGCCCACGGTTTCTTTGAAACCTACGAATCCCTGGCAGATTATACGCGAGCCGACGTGTTTCAGCGCCCCGGTGAAAAAACCCCTGTTTTCGTTCGGTTTTCGACGGTGGCGGGAAACAAGGGCTCAGCCGACCTTGCTCGCGACGTGCGCGGCTTTGCGGTGAAAATGTACACGAAGGAAGGCAACTGGGATCTGGTCGGTAACAATATCCCGGTTTTCTTCATCCAGGATGCCATCAAGTTTCCTGATCTTATCCACGCCGCAAAACAGGAGCCGGACCGGGCATTTCCCCAGGCACAAACCGCCCATGACAATTTCTGGGACTTCATTTCTCTGACGCCCGAGAGCATGAACATGATCATGTGGATCATGTCGGATCGGACAATCCCAAGATCATTGCGCTTTATGGAAGGTTTCGGCGTCCATACGTTCCGCTTCGCCAATGCCAATGACGAATCCACCTTCGTCAAGTTTCACTGGAAACCGAAGCTCGGCCTTCAATCGGTGGCCTGGAACGAAGCGGTCAAAATCAATGGCGCCGATCCGGATTACCATCGACGTGATCTGTGGCATTCAATCAAGTCTGGAAACTTTCCCGAATGGGAACTTCAGGTACAGCTGTTCGACCAGGAATTTGCCGACAGCTTTGATTTCGACGTGCTCGATCCGACAAAAATCATCCCGGAAGAAATCCTGCCGCCGAAGGCAATCGGTCGTCTGGTGCTGGATAGGATGCCGGACAATTTCTTTGCAGAGACCGAGCAAGTGGCATTCATGACCCAGAATGTTCCGCCGGGGATCGACTTCAGCAACGACCCTTTGTTGCAAGGCCGCAACTTCTCCTATCTCGACACCCAGCTGAAACGTCTGGGCGGACCGAATTTCACCCATCTGCCGATCAACGCACCAAAGTGTCCCTTCGCGCATTTCCAGCAGGATGGCCATATGGCGATGCGCAATCCGGTCGGCCGTGCGAATTATCAGCCGAACTCATTTGGCGAGGGACCGCGGGAATCGCCAACGCGCGGCTATCGTCACTTTCCTGCGGAAGAACAGGGTGCCAAGGCCCGCCTGCGCCCGGAAAGCTTCGCCGATCATTACAGCCAGGCCCGGCAATTCTATATAAGCCAAACGCCCCCGGAACAGCGCCACATTGCAGCCGCTCTTACTTTCGAGCTAAGCAAGGTGGAAATGTCTGTTATCCGGGAACGGATGGTGGCGCATCTGATGAATATCGATGAAACGCTCGCCAATACCGTGGCAGAAAAACTGGGCTTCAAAAGCATGCCCAAGCCGGCTGATGCTGCTGTGCCGACACGCGACGACCTTGAGCCGTCCCCTGCACTCAGCATCATCAAGCGAGGCCCCAAGCGCTTCGAAGGCCGCAAACTCGGCATCCTGATCACCGATGGCGTCGATGTGAAGCTCCTTAAGGCACTGACGGACGCTGTCACCGCGGCACAAGCCGAATTCGAGTTGATCGCACCAAAGGTCGGCGGCGTGACGGGTTCCGACGGCACCTGGATCGAAGCGCATCATATGATCGATGGAGGACCATCCGTCCTGTTTGACGCCGTGGCGCTTCTGACCTCTGATGCGGGCATGGCAGATCTTGTGAAGGAAGCAACGGCACGGGATTTCGTTGCCGACGCCTTCCAGCACTGCAAATTCATCGGTTATACCCAAAGCGCCATGCCCCTTTTGGAGAAGGCTGGCATAACCGAAGACCTCGATGAAGGCACCATTGGTCTTCCCGGTGAAGATGGTATTGCCGATTTCATCGAAAAGGTGGGCAAGCTTCGCGTCTGGGCGCGGGAGCCTTCTGTAAAACTCGGGAAAGCATCCGTGCCTCTGGACGATTGA
- a CDS encoding glycosyltransferase family 4 protein, whose translation MIKTKRIAFIGNSLPRQCGIATFTTDLSHAMSNPAEGIETSIIAMTDDKLNYAYPANVVFDVRDGEIEDYVTAARILNNGDYRAVSLQHEFGIFGGPDGDYILALLSHLRIPVITTFHTILAEPTPSQKRVLQQVAGASSRVVVMADKGREFLENVYGVDSGKIDVIAHGIPDKAFHDPELAKGKMGYSGRQVILTFGLLSPNKGIEVVIDAMPAILKMQPDALYIVLGATHPTLLRREKEAYRDSLRIRAEQLGVERSVVFLNQFVDVPTLLDFIAMCDVYVTPYRDEAQMTSGTLAYSFGMGSAVVSTPYWHARELLDDHRGILVPFSDAQATGEAIARLLGDDQARQAMRKAAYETGRSMIWPQIASLYLKSIETARAAYRPRLIRDLITQSMTRPQHGTNLKLGHFNTMCDDTGIFQHAVFSVPDRAHGYCVDDNARALILACHLAGAGETGIHDGRTASFASFIQHAWNPDLKQFRNFMSFDRRWLEDKGSEDSHGRTLWSLGICASSDSDRPRRRWAAALFAKAAPVVEHFHSPRAWAFTLIGLDAYCRVTPEDDAAAQLRTVLAERLMRLERQVSTADRHWFEEGLSYENARIPQALIATGMATGSDELMDTGLRTLGWLMQQQTASGGQFRPVGTAGFFDVGEAPKLFDQQPVEATATISACLAAYDATRDKTWLEAATRTFTWFTGSNDHGVSLVDPETGSCRDGLHPDRANENRGAESVLCYLISCFEVGRASRLTHAAPKLAELQQLS comes from the coding sequence ATGATCAAGACCAAGCGTATCGCATTTATCGGTAATTCGCTTCCAAGGCAGTGCGGGATCGCCACGTTCACCACCGACCTCAGCCACGCCATGTCCAATCCGGCAGAGGGTATAGAGACCAGCATCATCGCGATGACCGATGACAAGTTGAACTACGCCTATCCGGCCAACGTGGTGTTTGACGTCCGCGATGGTGAGATTGAGGACTATGTGACTGCGGCCCGTATCCTCAATAATGGAGATTACCGGGCCGTTTCCTTACAGCACGAGTTCGGCATCTTCGGTGGCCCGGACGGCGACTACATTCTCGCCCTGCTGTCCCATCTGCGAATTCCCGTCATCACGACATTTCACACCATCCTTGCCGAGCCGACGCCATCCCAGAAACGGGTGTTGCAGCAAGTCGCCGGGGCATCGAGCCGTGTCGTGGTCATGGCAGACAAGGGACGGGAGTTTCTCGAAAATGTCTATGGCGTGGATTCCGGCAAGATTGATGTCATCGCCCACGGCATTCCCGACAAAGCCTTCCACGACCCGGAGCTTGCCAAAGGCAAGATGGGCTATAGCGGACGGCAGGTCATTCTGACCTTTGGACTTCTTTCCCCCAACAAGGGTATCGAGGTGGTCATCGATGCCATGCCAGCCATTCTGAAAATGCAGCCCGACGCGCTGTATATCGTCCTTGGCGCAACGCATCCCACTCTGCTGCGCCGGGAGAAGGAGGCGTATCGCGACAGCCTGCGCATCCGCGCTGAACAGCTCGGCGTCGAACGATCCGTCGTGTTTCTCAATCAGTTCGTCGATGTGCCGACGCTCCTCGATTTCATCGCCATGTGCGATGTGTATGTCACGCCCTATCGTGATGAAGCGCAAATGACGTCGGGAACGCTCGCCTACAGTTTCGGCATGGGCAGCGCCGTGGTTTCGACCCCTTATTGGCACGCCCGTGAGCTTCTAGACGACCATCGCGGCATTCTTGTCCCGTTCAGCGATGCGCAGGCGACTGGCGAGGCAATTGCACGATTGCTGGGTGACGATCAGGCGCGTCAGGCGATGCGCAAGGCTGCTTATGAGACGGGCCGGTCGATGATCTGGCCGCAGATCGCATCGCTCTATCTGAAAAGCATCGAGACGGCCCGCGCAGCCTACCGACCGCGCCTGATCCGCGATCTCATAACGCAAAGCATGACCCGCCCGCAGCACGGCACCAATTTGAAACTCGGTCATTTCAATACCATGTGCGACGACACTGGCATCTTTCAGCATGCGGTCTTCTCCGTGCCGGACCGTGCGCATGGCTACTGCGTCGATGACAATGCGCGCGCGCTGATCCTTGCTTGCCATCTGGCGGGAGCCGGAGAAACCGGCATCCATGACGGCAGAACCGCCTCTTTCGCCAGCTTCATCCAGCATGCCTGGAATCCTGACCTGAAACAGTTTCGCAACTTCATGAGCTTTGACCGCCGGTGGCTGGAAGACAAAGGCTCCGAAGACAGCCATGGCCGAACGCTCTGGTCGCTCGGCATCTGCGCCTCCTCCGACAGCGACCGGCCGCGCCGTCGCTGGGCAGCGGCCCTGTTTGCCAAAGCGGCCCCTGTGGTCGAACATTTCCATTCGCCACGGGCCTGGGCCTTCACTCTGATCGGCCTCGATGCCTATTGCAGGGTCACGCCAGAGGACGACGCGGCAGCACAGCTGCGCACAGTACTTGCTGAGCGTCTGATGAGGCTAGAACGCCAGGTATCGACAGCCGACCGCCATTGGTTTGAAGAGGGGCTTTCCTATGAAAACGCCCGAATTCCGCAAGCCCTGATCGCCACAGGCATGGCAACCGGCTCGGACGAACTCATGGATACCGGCCTCAGAACGCTAGGCTGGCTCATGCAGCAGCAGACGGCTTCCGGTGGCCAGTTCAGGCCGGTCGGCACCGCTGGCTTTTTCGATGTGGGCGAAGCGCCCAAGCTCTTCGACCAGCAGCCGGTGGAAGCGACAGCCACAATTTCCGCCTGCCTTGCCGCCTATGATGCTACCCGCGACAAAACATGGCTAGAGGCCGCCACACGTACCTTTACCTGGTTTACCGGCAGCAACGATCACGGGGTTTCCCTTGTCGATCCGGAAACCGGCAGTTGCCGGGACGGACTGCATCCGGATCGAGCCAACGAAAACCGCGGAGCGGAATCCGTGCTCTGCTACTTGATCTCCTGCTTTGAAGTTGGCCGGGCATCCCGCCTGACGCATGCCGCACCGAAGCTGGCAGAGCTCCAGCAGCTTTCTTAA
- a CDS encoding glycoside hydrolase family 130 protein, which translates to MPNSSLLNRQALYLRPDPTRVIVRPFKPSTEPRHLNPRDKNRANEIVDRVLSLDPTGTTNQLRDILDNFEGRHRNLLRQFELRADAMEDAFSQHESFSQQQRQLVGAYFMNEYSFESAALFNPSIVAHPDQTGMTQGCCRVIISLRAVGEGHISSLTFRTGMIDDEGAVTIDPPVRLAGLPQVHAHDGLSPAGCIGISFDSESDLSERVIFPVTEAQSNGIEDARFVAFDDGGKTVYFATYTAYSGSSIRSELLETQDFLNFTLTPLRGPAARNKGMALFPRRINGRFAMIARQDSENLFLLYSDDLHHWDEGLVLMKPEFSWQFVQIGNCGSPVEIDEGWLLFTHGVGPMRRYSIGVTLLDKEDPSIILARTVEPLLQPEPTEREGYVPNVVYSCGAMRHGDLIALPYAVSDTYSNFSTVQISALLSSMQTVGQTG; encoded by the coding sequence TTGCCCAATTCAAGTCTCCTCAATCGGCAGGCCCTCTATCTCCGGCCTGATCCCACCCGTGTCATCGTCCGGCCATTCAAGCCATCGACGGAACCACGACACCTGAACCCGCGCGATAAAAACCGGGCCAATGAAATTGTTGACCGTGTCCTGTCTCTCGATCCGACCGGTACGACTAACCAGTTGCGAGACATTCTCGATAATTTCGAAGGCCGGCACCGTAACCTATTACGGCAGTTCGAACTGCGCGCCGATGCGATGGAGGATGCTTTCTCCCAGCATGAAAGCTTCAGCCAGCAACAGAGACAATTGGTCGGCGCGTATTTCATGAACGAGTATTCGTTCGAATCCGCGGCCCTCTTCAATCCAAGCATCGTTGCGCATCCCGACCAGACCGGCATGACGCAAGGATGCTGCCGGGTGATCATCAGCCTGCGGGCGGTTGGCGAAGGACACATTTCCTCACTGACTTTCCGAACTGGTATGATTGATGATGAAGGAGCCGTCACCATCGATCCCCCGGTTCGTTTGGCGGGGCTGCCCCAGGTCCATGCCCATGACGGCTTGTCACCGGCAGGCTGCATCGGCATCAGCTTTGACAGCGAAAGCGATCTTAGCGAACGCGTGATCTTTCCGGTGACAGAAGCACAATCGAACGGGATAGAGGATGCCCGGTTCGTGGCTTTCGATGACGGCGGCAAGACCGTCTATTTTGCCACCTACACGGCCTATAGTGGTTCCTCGATCCGCTCAGAACTTCTGGAAACCCAGGATTTTCTGAATTTCACACTGACGCCACTGCGCGGTCCGGCAGCCCGCAACAAGGGCATGGCGCTTTTTCCTCGGCGCATCAACGGGCGCTTTGCGATGATTGCACGTCAGGACAGCGAAAATCTTTTTCTGCTGTATTCAGACGACCTGCATCACTGGGACGAGGGTCTTGTTCTGATGAAACCGGAATTCTCCTGGCAGTTCGTTCAGATCGGCAATTGCGGATCGCCCGTCGAAATCGATGAGGGATGGTTGCTCTTTACCCATGGGGTCGGCCCGATGCGCAGATATTCTATCGGCGTCACCCTTCTCGACAAGGAGGACCCCAGCATTATCTTAGCGCGCACAGTCGAGCCTTTGTTGCAACCGGAACCGACCGAACGTGAAGGCTATGTGCCCAATGTCGTCTATTCCTGCGGCGCCATGCGTCACGGCGATCTCATCGCCCTGCCTTATGCCGTATCGGACACCTACTCAAACTTCAGCACCGTGCAGATCAGCGCGCTCCTGAGTTCAATGCAGACCGTCGGGCAAACCGGGTGA
- a CDS encoding PQQ-dependent sugar dehydrogenase: MKFLSVMIVWAAWVTSAHAQSINAGNHPVSSTKPFTAKEVARFDTPWAIAFLPDGRMLVTEKPGLIFLVLQNGRKTPVANVPAVAAEGQNGLLDIAISPGFQKNREVYFTYSEPGASGSSLVLSRAKLAASGTSASLEDMTVIWRQTPAGGGGQSGGIIAFDPDGTHLYLTVGDRMRPDTAQDPNQARGKILRLNLDGSTPADNPQADQGGVKAQTFTTGHRNPYGLAFGLDGKLWLHEMGPRGGDELNLIKANGNYGWPLVSNGDNYSGTRIPRHSTRPEFIAPALYWNPVIAPAGLAIYNGQMFPQWRGSALIGGLASMALVRVTFNGAGGAEEADRFDMEARIRDVAVAPDGAVWVIEDDSEGRLLRLTPVKG; encoded by the coding sequence ATGAAGTTTCTATCTGTGATGATCGTCTGGGCTGCATGGGTCACATCGGCTCACGCACAAAGCATCAATGCCGGCAATCACCCTGTCTCCTCGACCAAACCCTTCACTGCCAAAGAGGTCGCACGCTTCGACACCCCATGGGCGATTGCCTTTCTGCCGGATGGTCGAATGCTGGTGACAGAAAAGCCGGGCCTGATCTTTCTTGTGCTTCAAAACGGGCGGAAAACCCCGGTGGCAAATGTCCCCGCCGTGGCCGCCGAAGGCCAGAACGGTCTTCTCGACATTGCCATTTCACCCGGTTTTCAAAAGAACCGCGAGGTCTATTTTACCTATTCGGAACCGGGAGCGTCCGGCAGCAGCCTTGTTCTCTCCCGCGCCAAGCTGGCCGCATCCGGTACAAGTGCATCGCTGGAAGACATGACGGTGATTTGGCGCCAGACGCCAGCTGGCGGTGGCGGGCAATCCGGCGGCATCATCGCTTTCGATCCTGATGGCACGCATCTTTACCTGACGGTCGGCGACCGGATGCGTCCGGATACGGCACAGGACCCCAACCAGGCGCGCGGCAAGATTCTGCGGCTTAATCTGGATGGCTCAACGCCTGCGGATAACCCACAAGCGGATCAAGGCGGCGTGAAAGCCCAAACCTTTACGACTGGTCATCGCAATCCCTACGGTCTTGCTTTCGGGCTTGATGGAAAACTGTGGCTGCATGAAATGGGACCACGGGGCGGCGATGAACTCAATCTGATAAAAGCCAATGGCAATTATGGCTGGCCGCTGGTGTCGAATGGCGACAATTACAGCGGCACGCGGATACCGCGCCATTCGACGAGGCCGGAGTTTATCGCCCCGGCTCTTTACTGGAACCCGGTGATCGCTCCGGCTGGGCTTGCGATCTACAATGGTCAGATGTTTCCGCAATGGCGCGGCTCGGCCCTGATTGGTGGCCTTGCATCCATGGCTTTGGTCAGGGTGACATTCAACGGTGCTGGTGGAGCAGAAGAGGCGGATCGCTTCGATATGGAGGCGCGCATCCGCGATGTCGCGGTCGCCCCTGATGGGGCGGTGTGGGTTATCGAAGATGATAGTGAGGGGCGCCTATTGCGTTTGACGCCCGTCAAAGGGTGA
- a CDS encoding fumarylacetoacetate hydrolase family protein, with product MKLARFTIDGVTRLGKIDNQRIVDLTAVVPEYGHSMRLLLEAYPRLRPALEAVTDPSYLLADVRLEAPIADPQKFLAIGMNYQAHAEEAAAAGIKTPESQLWFNKQVSCINGPYGDIVVPGVSKMVDYEAELGFVIGKRCRHVSRDNARSVIAGYLVANDVTARDWQFRSPTYTLGKSFDTHGPIGPWITTDDEIADPHDLTLTLSLNGEERQRSSTGDMIYDIYDQIVYLSTVMTLEPGDVIITGTPSNVGIATQTFLKPGDVLRVEVEGLGGIENRCVAEN from the coding sequence ATGAAATTGGCAAGATTCACAATCGACGGCGTCACCCGTCTGGGCAAGATCGATAATCAGCGTATCGTCGATCTGACGGCCGTTGTTCCAGAATATGGCCATTCGATGCGCCTGCTTTTGGAGGCCTATCCGAGACTACGGCCAGCGCTGGAAGCGGTCACAGATCCGTCTTACCTGCTTGCGGATGTGCGGCTGGAAGCGCCGATTGCCGATCCACAAAAATTCCTGGCCATCGGCATGAATTATCAGGCCCATGCCGAAGAAGCGGCTGCGGCGGGTATCAAGACCCCTGAAAGCCAATTGTGGTTCAACAAACAGGTCAGTTGTATAAACGGACCTTACGGTGACATCGTCGTGCCCGGTGTTTCAAAGATGGTGGATTACGAGGCAGAACTTGGTTTCGTGATCGGTAAACGTTGCCGCCATGTGAGCCGTGACAATGCTCGGAGTGTGATCGCCGGCTATCTTGTCGCAAACGATGTGACTGCCCGCGACTGGCAATTTCGTTCGCCCACCTACACATTGGGCAAATCATTCGATACCCATGGCCCCATCGGCCCCTGGATCACCACGGATGACGAAATTGCCGATCCGCATGACCTCACGTTGACCTTGTCATTGAATGGAGAGGAGCGCCAGCGCTCATCGACAGGCGACATGATTTACGACATCTATGACCAGATCGTCTATTTATCGACGGTCATGACATTGGAGCCCGGCGACGTCATTATCACAGGGACACCATCAAACGTCGGAATTGCGACCCAGACATTTCTGAAGCCCGGCGACGTCCTCCGCGTTGAGGTGGAGGGCTTAGGGGGCATTGAAAACCGTTGCGTTGCGGAAAACTAG
- a CDS encoding acetoacetate decarboxylase family protein, translated as MNAEWMAVTYRTLPEKLEALLPPGMELRGEPLVTVSCAWFKNLYWLAGRGYGIVVVDFPVTYRGKTETLEGTFCPVLWEGAPDAIMTGRDELGFPKMFADIPEIEHDKAQGTATCSASWMGFKFFDIALTDLVEAGNEPALPGADNGPSMYYKYVPRTSPGGREGADIAYVTTAAAPPETGGRVSNINFDGFDFKRWTAKGSVAWHRATFEQLPLSAHVVNGMADLDILEVTKVQMVAFSGPGIAVSVNSMRAVDPS; from the coding sequence ATGAACGCCGAATGGATGGCCGTTACCTACAGAACCTTGCCTGAAAAGCTGGAGGCATTGCTTCCGCCAGGCATGGAACTGCGCGGCGAACCCCTGGTGACGGTATCCTGCGCATGGTTCAAAAATCTCTACTGGCTTGCGGGTCGCGGCTACGGGATTGTCGTGGTTGATTTTCCCGTTACCTATCGCGGAAAGACCGAGACTCTTGAAGGCACCTTCTGCCCCGTCCTGTGGGAAGGCGCGCCTGACGCCATCATGACCGGGCGAGATGAGCTTGGCTTTCCCAAGATGTTTGCCGACATTCCGGAAATCGAGCACGACAAGGCACAAGGCACCGCCACCTGCTCTGCGTCCTGGATGGGCTTTAAATTCTTCGATATCGCCCTGACGGATCTGGTTGAGGCTGGCAATGAGCCAGCACTTCCCGGAGCGGATAATGGTCCGTCGATGTATTATAAATATGTACCACGCACCAGTCCCGGCGGACGGGAGGGTGCCGATATTGCTTATGTGACCACCGCAGCAGCACCGCCCGAGACTGGCGGCAGGGTCAGCAATATCAATTTCGATGGCTTCGATTTCAAACGCTGGACGGCAAAAGGCAGCGTGGCTTGGCACCGGGCGACATTTGAACAATTACCGCTCAGTGCGCATGTCGTCAATGGAATGGCCGATCTGGATATTCTTGAAGTCACGAAAGTGCAAATGGTGGCCTTTTCCGGCCCCGGTATCGCAGTTTCAGTCAATTCAATGCGCGCAGTCGATCCGTCTTAG